TCCTTGGGCGACCTCGCCCACGAGCTCGCCTCCTTCGAGGACCTCACCAGCCGTGGGTCATGGCGGTCCGTCCTCGACAAAGGTCACCCACGCCCggtccctctccctcctccgccACCCCCACGACCACCTCAACAACCTCTCCTACaacgccctcgccctcgccaacTGACCTGACCCGACAGGCCCGAATTCAGAAGATCCGGATCCAGAATAGTCGGTCCGTTGGTGACCCGACCCGTTTTCCCTCCCCcacccttttctcttttctcttcctgCGTGCGCAGAGGGGAGAGGTCTTGAGAAAACTACTCGGGGGGAAGAAGGGAAGCCATGGAAGAAGCTTCGACCTCGCCACCGCCattgctgccaccgccgcccccACCACCGCTGACGATCTAATAATACCTtaagattgttgagaaaattttattacTGATGAAGATAGAGCAATAGTTGATAGTGCTTTGATGCTTTGATGTGTGATAACGATCACTATCCTTAAGGTATTATTTGCCTATATTATTGTTGTCGTGGGTTTAGAACAAATAGGATATACATCAAAGATGGAGATAAATGAGTTCAACAATTACTCAATTTCTCCATTGGAATTTCACATTGAATGTATTGTCAAAGTTCTGTGTGAAAATTGAACAAGAGAGAGTTACAAAAAGGTAGTTGTTTGAATAGTTATGATGAACAATATATGATTTAGTGCTACGAACAATTTTAGGGCTTCATTTATTtctcgaaaaatgaataattcgaaaagtaatttcctaaaaacaatTCATCATATTGCTTATAAgtatgaataaaagaaaaatattttctttgttaacgaaattcaaaatataaatattttttattagttaattatttaaagtgatataaattattatttaaaaaatatttgttaaaacatttatttttcataaaataaatccaTCTTAAGACGAATGATTATGTGTCAATAGGAAGTGATtgatagggagagagagatggacttGTTTGTGGATGGGGTTGAGATGGACCCAAAAATTACGTCGAGAGAGTTGACGAAAAGTCAAATGGGAAAAAATCATCTCTAATTTTTTCATGGGTGTAAATGATGTATTTGCGTTGGCCGGCTGTGTACTTGCCCCCGTATGAATGCGCAAGTCATAGGGAAAAATCATCTCTGACTTTTTATGGGTGCAATGCAATTTCCTAGATGCACCCAAACTTCGACCCAAACTTCACGTCGTGAATTTTCTAGATGGACTGCATTTACGCGTTGGCCAGCTGGGTACTCACCCCCCGACGTCGCTGCACTTCTTTGATTTATTGAATTGTGTGCATTTGTTGGGTTGACTGACTTGGGCTTTTCGTATGGGGCAAGGCGACTCCAAAGTCAAGGATCATCCCAACCACTTCCAATCTTTTTAAATTGTGCCTCCTCCGCACACAGAGCAATTCTTCACCGATTACTCTTCGCCCAAAGACAAACAGACACATGATTGATGCTCTTAACTCCATGGATACCTATCAAGCATTGCTACTCATTCTTGTTCTATTGCAACCGTTGACTAGCACTGCAAAGCCAAGTAATCAGCTGTGCGTCGCTTCATCCTGTGGTGATATTCACAATATAAGCTATCCATTTCGACTGAAGAGTGATTCAAAAGGATGTGGTTTATCAAGATACGAGCTGGCTTGTGAAAGTAATCGCACTGTTATGTACTTTGATAGTGGCAGATACTATGTGCAGTCTCTCGATAATTCCACTAAGCAAATCAGATTGGTAGATGACGGGATTCACAGGGGCAATTGCTTATCTCTCCCTCGTCACTTTCTGAGACATTTCGATTTGTCCTTGAAAAGGCTATACTACCCACTCAATAGTTTGGTGACTGTGGTCATTGTGAACTGCTCAAAGCCGGTTAGTTCTTCATTTTACATTACTATTAATCCATCTTGCACTGTGGGGTTGTATCCTTCTAACACATCATCGAGTTGGAAGTTGTATGCTGTGGCCAATCCAAAAGCATCATATGTTAAGGACTTTTGCACCATTCATAGCTGGACCTAGGTATCAAATTATTCTGCGACTGATGAGCAGATAAATAGTAGCCTCTACAACTACGAGCAAATCCATAACATCATGGCCAATGGATTTCTTCTCAACACgatttcctgcttttctatatTCGATTTCCGTGACTACCTCAAGTATCAGGGTTGCAGATTCACCACCCAGAGACTTTTATTTTACCTCTTTGATCTCCCTAGCATCGTCGGAAATCAGGATTGCAGAGTCAAGTTTTATTATGGCAGTAAGCATCGATTGACAATGAAACTTTACCGCAATTTTGCATGATTGTGCACACTCTTTCACTTGTTACTTTCTCCTCAAAATTCAAATAcgtaaaaattatttcaaatccAAGAAAATCATGACGAAGTATACATGTTAGTATAGGGCAACATCTATGTATTTGAAAGATTTCAGGAGCTTTGTGTTACATATTGTAGTCAAAATGTAGGAGTTGCAGAattggcaaaaaagaagaagtgataTTAGAAGTCACCACAATAGACCCAGCATCAACTGCACACATAAATAAGTCTAGATTATACTTCCTTTCCACTGGACGATAGAATTCCCGTTGTAAAAAAGGAGGGTCATTATTCGAGCAGCCACATGACTAGTTTTTTGTCGGCATAGAGTTcagattttcttgttttcttaattagtcACTTAACTAACATTCTAAGAAACACTTGTACTAGCAAATTCtgtaaaaaaattacatttaccTATTCATGGAGaaacaaaattatcaattaaaaatgaaaatcacattttctttgtatttgttGACTgctaaaaagcaaaaggaattttTTGTATCGTCGATCATTTATGTGAAACAAAGCTTATTATTTCTTGCGAGTGCACGCATCCCACTTTTCATATTCTTTTAGACAAAACTCAACTTGCACAAAGTAGTTAGCTACTACTCTGTTTCCTCGTGAGTTTTGTTTTCTAGACTTCTTTTCCTTcaattccttttcaaatcattcattccTTTCACAGGTCTCCTAGGTTGGATGACCGTTGGAATAACTGAGGATTTTATATGTCTACTGGGTAAGCCACAATTATTtgttcttaaaataattaagaaaaccTTATTCTAACCTATCAGAATTATTTTCAGTGTATTTTTGTGGAGCAAAGTTTGTAATTGGGATGCCATTTTTCGGGATATTTCTAATCTACACCTACAAAAGAAGGCACTTAGCAATGGACAAGAATATCGAAGAATTTTTGCAGGCTCACAACAACTTTTtgcccataaggtactcttactcgAATATTAAAAAGATCACTGCAAATTTTAAGCACAAACTAGGAGAAGGGGGATATGGTTCCGTGTACAAAGGAACGCTCCGAAGCGGCAATGAAGTGGCCATCAAGATTTTGAAGCAGTCTAAGGCCcaaggccaagattttatcaatgAAGTGGCTACTATTGGAAGAATTTACCATGTTAATGTAGTGCAACTCAttggtttttgctttgaagGCTCGAAACAAGCTCTTGTGTATGATCTCATGTCGAATGGATCCTTGGATAAGCAAATTTTCAGTGAGGAAGGTGATAAGTTtctcaattacaagaaaatataTGAGATTGCTCTTGGGGTGGCGAGAGGGATTGAATACTTACATCGGGGGTGTGACATGCAAATACTACACTTTGATATCAAGCCTCACAATATTCTTTTAGACAAGAATTTCACTCCGaaagtttctgactttggactACCAAAACTTTATCCTGCTAATTATAGCATAATCTCATTGACTGCTGCAAGAGGGACCTTAGGATATATGACACCAGAGTTGTTTTACAGAAACATCGGTGGTATATCTTATAAAGCGGATGTCTATAGCTTCGGCATGTTGCTCATGGATATGGCAGGTAGAAGGAAGAATATAGATGCAAATGCAGAACActcaagccaaatttattttccattgtgGGTGTATGACCAagtcaatgaagaaaaaagtgttgaaatagaaattgtagCAGAGGAAAGGAAGGTgataaaaaagatgataatagtTGCATTCTGGTGTATACAATTAAATCCTGACCATCGACCTTCAATGAACAAAGTCCTAGAAatgcttgaaggagatattGATGAACTTCATATGCCTCCAAAACCGCTTATTTATCCACTTGATGTGCCAATTAACAATGATGAAGCTGAGATGGAGCTAGAAACATTCTCAACTTCATCAAGTACCCCGATAATTTATACTAGTTTTCCTTTGGGAGATATCAATGGTGTTTAGAGTTCCATGCATAGTTATCGGAAATGTTTTGTGTGTATTTGTTATATGTCCCACAATCTAGTGTCATGTTAGGAGGGACTTGAGATGATTTAGCTCAACAGAGATTACTTTTGAGATTGTCTTCTTCTAGCTCTTAGGCTAATGTTGTCTTATTGTATTTCATATAGTTTATTCTCTTGCATCCTCCTTCGAAAAGATAAACACATTGGTAAGAGGGCAAGGACAAAAATGATGGGTGAAGGTAATGGACATTGAGAATTTTTCTCCTTTGGTTCTGTTTCGGATAGGAGCGCCTTGGAGTTCACGAACTCTTTGGAGAATGATCTGGTCTTGATTCCTTCCGAGCCATCTCCGTGGATTTGCTCTTTCTGGATGGTTCGATTTGAACTTTCAATCCTTAAGGAAAGGTGCAGAATCAGTGGCTTGTTattcttttggctttctttgCTTCAGTAGAAGCTGCTACGTCTGCATTTTGGATTGTTTCCTCATTTTCCTCAGCTTCTACAAACCAATGAGAATCTTCAAATTGGCCATGGTTACCGTTCTGCCaaccgaatttttattttccctttttcctgtACTTAGTTTTGTTGTCCTTAGATTACGCTCCTTGACGATATGATACATGACAAATGTatactaaataaaaaagatcattaaaataattttttacttggTAAATAAAAAGTCGCCTTTTAAGTGAATTGccatgcttcttttttttttcttcaatgaaGCTACTGATCAAATGTAAGAATCTAACCAACTGAGCATGATCTGTTCACTGGCACAAACGATGTATATTGTGACAAAGTACCTAACTTGAGATTAGTAAGAGATTGAGAGTCTCGTCACTTCAAATGTCATTTCATCGTTCTAGTCGGAACATTAGAATAACCACAGAATTCAGAAGCAGATAAAGACGTAAGGAGGTCTTTGCAGGCATCTGAATCCCCAGGCTGGGGGTAAGTGTGCCGTAGCAACCAAAACATCACACTGCATGAAACATACAGTTTCCTCCGAGGCCCCAATTCTTAAATAAATGGTAAGGAATTTGTTTCTGctggaagaagaaattgaaatgagaaGAGAAATGACTGAGGGTATTTATTAAAACCATAAAATGTTTCACACACAATCTTGGACTGGAAGGATTCATCTACTAATGAAACTGATGCAGTGCCAGAAACTGAACACTTCTGTCAGTATCTCAACTCTACTTGTGGAGTAAATAATTTACACCTCCAATGTATCAAATGGAAgcctaaaaacaaaacaagttgACCAACGATGAGCGGTCTTAAGTCCAATTCTGCACCGGTCCATTGATGATCATCATTATCTTGAAGATAGCAGCAGCTTACACTGGTCCATTATAAACAACCTTCGCAGCTGAGTACAGACCTAGCATCATCTGCCAAGGAAGTTTAGACACAATCATTTATGGCCTCATTACATATTAGTTCACATCCATTTCCTAAAGATAATAGGAATCCAGCATCATGCTTAAACTAATGAAAGTTTTTCCAATTTATTCTGTTTGTGTCTTGGATAGCAAAATATAGTGCAAAATGCAGCTCTACAGTATTCTCAGCACACTCATTAGCTTGTACCTATTGAGAAAAGGTATCATGTTCAGAAACAGCCTCTACAAGTTGCACGATTGCTTTCCTTGATGAGTCGCACTGGTTTCCATTACACCAATTTGTTTCTTATCTACTCTactgaaattattgaaattaacaGAACAAAAGAAGTAGAATCAAACCAAAttgatagaatatccaagaatGCATAAATTTCCTGCCGTCTTTATTTAAAGAATATTAATACCTGCAACTCCAATTAAATCAAACATCAAAGGTATGTTCGAATCTGTCTCGACAGTGGCTTTTGCTGCTGCAATACTGACTGAGATGGCTTGTATAATGTTCAAACCTTCACATATCGATGAGAGTGTAGCACCCACCAAGCAATCGCCAGCCCTGGTAAGCTACTTAACAGATGCAGGAAGGCCAGGAAGATGCAAAGCAAAGAGATGAGAGGTTCCCTCGATATGTTTGGCATCATGAAACTTTTGTGAAGGGCAATAAGGTGAGATCAATTTGTGGAGTTCTGAACTTATGCCAAGGCATTGGGGTTTCTCCACAACAGCTCTCGTCAATATAGACCCCTCTTTAGAGCATAGAAATACTCCACAAGCGCCTATGGTTACGACTACAATTTTTATGCCCCTCCCAAGCAAAAGAATTATTGTGGGTTTTAGCATATGATGTGAGATTCTGCAGGACAATTCTTTTCACTCTTATACCTTTCACTCAAACCATGTAACTTCCCAGGAGATAGAGCATCTGCCATTGCAAAGAGCTCATCTTCATTGGGAGATACGTAAGTTACCTGCAAAGAGCCTACTCTGTGTCAGTAGCAGATCTTCAAGATGAAACTTTGAGAATCTAGGAAGCACTTAATGCCACTCTCAAACTATGCCCATGTGAGCTGAATTTCG
This Eucalyptus grandis isolate ANBG69807.140 chromosome 7, ASM1654582v1, whole genome shotgun sequence DNA region includes the following protein-coding sequences:
- the LOC120296075 gene encoding rust resistance kinase Lr10-like — encoded protein: MPFFGIFLIYTYKRRHLAMDKNIEEFLQAHNNFLPIRYSYSNIKKITANFKHKLGEGGYGSVYKGTLRSGNEVAIKILKQSKAQGQDFINEVATIGRIYHVNVVQLIGFCFEGSKQALVYDLMSNGSLDKQIFSEEGDKFLNYKKIYEIALGVARGIEYLHRGCDMQILHFDIKPHNILLDKNFTPKVSDFGLPKLYPANYSIISLTAARGTLGYMTPELFYRNIGGISYKADVYSFGMLLMDMAGRRKNIDANAEHSSQIYFPLWVYDQVNEEKSVEIEIVAEERKVIKKMIIVAFWCIQLNPDHRPSMNKVLEMLEGDIDELHMPPKPLIYPLDVPINNDEAEMELETFSTSSSTPIIYTSFPLGDINGV